One Bartonella sp. TP genomic window carries:
- a CDS encoding flagellar basal body protein gives MSDVSNVFAVAARQAQWLSVRQNAVASNIANVNTPGYKAVDVKPFASFVNEGAKLAGSMLVTNPRHMADAGAVVGDVAFTAEATDEVTHSGNNVNLEGEVNKGAIIAQDMQFNASVVRVFHRMYLAAAKG, from the coding sequence ATGTCTGATGTGAGTAATGTTTTTGCTGTTGCAGCGCGGCAGGCGCAATGGTTATCTGTGCGACAAAATGCTGTAGCTTCAAATATTGCAAATGTTAACACCCCTGGATATAAGGCTGTGGATGTTAAGCCATTTGCTAGTTTTGTAAATGAAGGTGCTAAGCTAGCGGGGTCTATGCTTGTTACGAATCCTCGCCATATGGCTGACGCTGGTGCGGTAGTTGGTGATGTTGCTTTTACAGCGGAGGCAACAGATGAAGTTACGCATTCTGGGAATAATGTAAATTTAGAGGGTGAGGTTAACAAGGGGGCAATAATAGCGCAGGATATGCAGTTTAATGCTTCTGTTGTTAGGGTTTTTCATCGCATGTATTTAGCAGCGGCAAAGGGGTAG
- a CDS encoding FliI/YscN family ATPase, with the protein MAKLILSPDFKANLIREGGIVSEVSAEAIKIRGLSSLVGLGDAVVIEEKTLKLRAEVIRVAEDYVLVKSFDDTHLPKLGAKAFAAGALMLLPDISWRGRVLNSLGQPLDDLGPIKYGKTAVSVNSYAAPALKRGRIGESLATGVSALDIFTPMCFGQRMGIFAGSGVGKSTLLALMARADSFDTVVLALAGERGREVRDMLEDTMKDSMDKVVAIVSTGDESAMMRRLCPVSATSVAEYFSALGHKVLLIVDSITRYALAAREVAIAAQEPPVARGYPPSVFSQLSRLLERAGPGVQGSGSITGIYAVLIDGDDHNDPVADSIRGILDGHIVLDREIAAQGRFPAINLSSSISRLATSCWTADQHRLVQDLKTLILRYEESRDLRAMGAYKPGGDPILDQAVSLVPMVYQALTQNIGSPPVFDPYAMLAQTLKGES; encoded by the coding sequence ATGGCTAAGCTTATTTTATCTCCTGATTTTAAAGCAAATTTAATTCGCGAAGGGGGTATAGTTAGTGAAGTCTCTGCCGAGGCCATAAAAATACGCGGTTTGTCGTCACTGGTTGGACTTGGGGATGCTGTTGTAATAGAAGAAAAGACGCTTAAATTGCGAGCGGAGGTTATACGTGTCGCCGAGGATTATGTATTAGTTAAATCTTTTGATGATACGCATTTGCCTAAATTAGGTGCAAAGGCTTTTGCTGCCGGGGCTTTAATGCTATTGCCAGATATTTCTTGGCGGGGCCGTGTGTTAAATTCTTTGGGGCAGCCTTTGGATGATTTGGGGCCAATAAAATATGGTAAGACTGCAGTTTCAGTAAATTCTTATGCGGCCCCAGCTTTAAAAAGGGGGCGCATAGGAGAAAGTCTTGCTACGGGTGTAAGTGCTTTAGATATTTTTACGCCGATGTGTTTTGGGCAGCGTATGGGGATTTTTGCTGGTTCTGGTGTTGGTAAATCTACTTTGTTGGCTTTAATGGCCCGAGCCGATTCTTTTGATACCGTTGTTTTAGCTCTTGCTGGTGAACGTGGCCGCGAGGTGCGTGACATGCTTGAAGATACTATGAAAGATAGTATGGATAAAGTGGTTGCTATTGTGTCCACTGGTGATGAAAGCGCTATGATGCGTAGATTATGTCCTGTGTCGGCAACATCTGTGGCTGAGTATTTTTCAGCTTTGGGGCATAAGGTTTTGTTAATAGTGGACTCAATAACTCGCTATGCTTTAGCTGCGCGTGAGGTGGCTATAGCAGCACAAGAGCCGCCTGTTGCTCGGGGGTACCCACCGAGTGTTTTTAGCCAATTGTCGCGTTTACTTGAAAGGGCTGGGCCTGGAGTGCAGGGCTCGGGCTCTATAACTGGTATATATGCTGTATTGATTGATGGCGATGATCATAATGATCCAGTTGCTGACTCTATTCGTGGTATTTTAGATGGGCATATAGTCTTAGACAGAGAAATTGCAGCCCAGGGGAGATTCCCCGCGATTAATTTATCCTCTTCTATTTCCCGTCTTGCTACATCTTGTTGGACAGCAGACCAACATCGCTTGGTGCAGGATTTAAAAACATTAATCCTGCGCTATGAAGAAAGCAGGGATTTACGTGCTATGGGTGCTTATAAACCGGGTGGCGATCCTATATTGGACCAGGCTGTTTCGCTTGTGCCTATGGTATACCAGGCTTTGACTCAGAATATTGGTTCTCCGCCTGTGTTTGATCCTTATGCTATGTTAGCTCAAACTCTCAAAGGAGAAAGTTGA
- the flgF gene encoding flagellar basal-body rod protein FlgF, translating into MQNSIYVGISGQLSLSRRMDIIAQNMANINTAGFRARGLKFDQLLSKIAVDHGDKPSFISVGKDYDVDRPGELVRTESPLDIAIHGKNAWLSLSTPNGLVYTRDGRMNMTADGQLISVAGYNYLDTGGAPIQLDPHAGDPIIKPNGAIYQGNKPVAAIGLFTFPQGSKLSYGPNSSVVGNRAPLPVEDDNDVKIMQGYVENSNVNGVSEMTNLISVNRAFEQIESMLRAEEQQSSEAIKTLGGVSG; encoded by the coding sequence ATGCAGAATTCGATTTATGTAGGAATTTCCGGTCAACTTAGTTTATCTAGGCGCATGGATATTATTGCGCAAAATATGGCTAACATAAACACTGCTGGTTTTAGGGCTAGAGGATTAAAGTTTGATCAGCTATTGTCAAAGATAGCTGTGGATCACGGGGATAAACCAAGTTTTATTTCTGTTGGCAAAGATTATGATGTTGATCGTCCTGGTGAGTTAGTTAGAACAGAGAGTCCGCTAGATATTGCTATACATGGGAAAAATGCTTGGCTTTCTTTGTCGACTCCAAACGGGTTGGTTTATACTAGAGATGGCAGAATGAATATGACCGCAGATGGTCAATTAATTTCTGTGGCTGGATATAATTATTTGGATACTGGCGGTGCGCCAATACAGCTGGATCCTCATGCTGGCGATCCAATTATTAAGCCTAATGGTGCTATATATCAAGGAAATAAGCCTGTGGCTGCAATAGGTTTGTTTACTTTTCCTCAAGGTAGTAAATTGAGTTACGGCCCTAATTCTTCGGTTGTGGGTAACCGGGCGCCTTTGCCTGTGGAGGATGATAATGATGTTAAGATTATGCAGGGTTACGTTGAAAATTCAAATGTTAATGGCGTTAGTGAAATGACCAATCTCATTTCGGTAAATAGAGCTTTTGAGCAAATAGAATCTATGCTGAGAGCGGAAGAGCAGCAAAGCAGCGAAGCTATTAAGACTTTGGGCGGCGTTTCTGGTTAA
- a CDS encoding DUF1217 domain-containing protein translates to MVGAIWEYRRATRDINKSLAAVEKKTDVKRETAYYLEHIGKIKTADELLNDSKLYRYVMKAYDLEDLTYAKGLIRKVLTDADYAARLRDPKFQTLKAAFNFTAFKEVTTSLRPATVGTVARYKEMVLEEQVGSFNEGARQAIYFKRRIEELINDNKLKKNKDTWPVFLLGDKTMSKMVFSALGLSQAVQATSLDAKVRLLKRHMSAEDLFNPERRERFIKRALANYDVAHSANVYSPGSAALTILNGTGNISADLLSAINNLRPVRG, encoded by the coding sequence ATGGTTGGGGCTATTTGGGAATATAGGCGTGCGACGCGGGATATTAATAAAAGCTTAGCTGCTGTTGAAAAAAAAACCGATGTAAAACGTGAAACGGCTTATTATCTTGAACATATTGGGAAAATAAAAACCGCTGATGAGTTGCTCAATGATAGTAAGCTGTATCGTTATGTAATGAAAGCTTATGATTTAGAGGATCTGACCTATGCCAAAGGTTTGATTCGTAAGGTGCTAACTGATGCAGACTATGCGGCTAGATTGCGTGACCCAAAGTTTCAAACGCTGAAAGCTGCCTTTAACTTTACGGCTTTTAAGGAGGTTACTACTTCTCTGCGCCCAGCTACTGTTGGAACCGTTGCTCGCTACAAAGAGATGGTTTTGGAAGAGCAAGTTGGGAGTTTTAATGAAGGAGCTAGGCAAGCGATTTATTTTAAACGCCGTATAGAAGAGTTAATCAACGATAACAAACTTAAAAAGAATAAAGATACTTGGCCTGTATTTTTGTTGGGCGATAAAACTATGTCTAAAATGGTCTTTTCTGCTTTGGGCTTATCTCAGGCAGTGCAGGCAACTAGCTTAGATGCAAAGGTGCGTTTGCTAAAACGGCATATGTCTGCTGAGGATCTTTTTAACCCAGAGCGTCGCGAGAGGTTTATAAAGCGAGCTTTGGCAAATTATGATGTTGCTCATTCTGCAAATGTATATTCGCCAGGCTCTGCGGCTTTGACTATACTTAATGGGACAGGGAATATTTCTGCTGATTTATTAAGTGCTATTAATAATTTAAGGCCAGTACGAGGATAA
- the motA gene encoding flagellar motor stator protein MotA, with protein sequence MAIILGVAIALGCMLGGFVHMGCKLETLLQPSEYIVLLGSAFGSFIVANPLAVMKDTGKALLQALKNDVPKEKQYIALLGVLYSLMREMRSKPSAEVERHVDDPKNSVIFQAHPAILKNTILLNFICDYCRLILMGNARSFEVEALMDEEIETLVRDWQKPYHALQTVADSLPALGIVAAVLGIINALSHINGSPEVLGESIGSALVGTFAGVFCSYGVFGPIAMQVKTVRYKRSRVFVVVKQTLLAYMNGAMPQVALEYGRKTISDLYRPSIAVVEQEAVVNKAPATA encoded by the coding sequence TTGGCTATTATTTTGGGAGTCGCAATCGCTTTAGGTTGTATGCTTGGTGGCTTTGTGCATATGGGGTGTAAACTTGAAACTTTGTTGCAGCCATCTGAATATATAGTTTTACTTGGCTCTGCTTTCGGCAGCTTTATTGTAGCCAATCCTTTGGCTGTAATGAAAGACACTGGCAAAGCTCTTCTTCAAGCTCTAAAAAATGATGTGCCTAAGGAAAAACAATATATTGCTTTACTTGGGGTATTGTATAGTTTGATGCGTGAAATGCGTTCTAAGCCTAGCGCTGAAGTAGAGCGCCACGTCGATGACCCAAAAAATTCAGTGATTTTTCAAGCGCATCCGGCAATTTTAAAAAATACTATTTTGCTCAATTTCATATGCGATTATTGTCGACTAATCCTTATGGGCAATGCTAGATCATTTGAAGTTGAAGCCCTTATGGATGAGGAAATCGAAACTTTAGTACGCGATTGGCAAAAACCTTATCACGCCTTACAAACTGTAGCAGATTCTTTACCAGCATTGGGTATAGTTGCAGCCGTTTTAGGAATTATTAACGCCTTGAGCCACATAAATGGCAGCCCCGAAGTTTTAGGAGAATCAATAGGATCTGCTTTAGTTGGAACTTTCGCTGGGGTTTTTTGTTCTTATGGTGTATTTGGCCCTATAGCTATGCAGGTAAAGACGGTTCGCTACAAAAGAAGTAGGGTCTTCGTAGTGGTAAAGCAAACATTGCTGGCTTATATGAATGGGGCTATGCCACAAGTTGCTTTAGAATATGGCAGAAAAACCATTTCAGATCTTTATAGACCTTCCATAGCAGTAGTTGAGCAAGAAGCTGTTGTTAATAAAGCTCCCGCAACGGCTTAA
- a CDS encoding FliM/FliN family flagellar motor switch protein: MKDSKIKTKQTPPSFLATKNSAKPNISGLASLFSKSKTVSKENIKSFGPAIQEITKLFANYMQDYTNISFFSELAAINEVEFFKLKTTIKPNDYITFFNSTALGGYVILLLEEDLIDLFVSAFYGALSPTKNKKGYSSLSAGEQRTAFLASEKFAEAINDKLSHNGLPFMELDKALTGNEIGEKRLENDSLYDFTIAIRFPGASGKMRLFIADRSYRPFYQHMLELLKTKPNISDQLWNASLAKEVNNTELTLQAYINQGAMSLYELSQLQPGQILPLPSGAFSNINIQSSNKHLYRGSLGKMGTHFSVKINEFITNGAER; the protein is encoded by the coding sequence ATGAAAGACAGTAAAATAAAAACAAAGCAAACGCCCCCCTCTTTCTTGGCTACAAAAAATTCTGCAAAGCCTAATATCAGTGGCTTAGCTAGTTTGTTTTCTAAATCCAAAACAGTATCTAAGGAAAATATAAAAAGCTTTGGCCCAGCTATACAAGAAATAACAAAGCTTTTTGCAAATTATATGCAGGACTATACCAATATAAGTTTCTTTAGCGAACTCGCAGCAATTAATGAAGTAGAATTCTTTAAGTTAAAAACTACCATCAAACCCAATGATTACATAACGTTTTTTAACTCTACAGCGCTAGGCGGCTATGTCATTTTATTATTAGAAGAGGATTTAATTGATTTATTTGTTTCTGCTTTTTATGGAGCGTTAAGTCCTACCAAAAACAAAAAGGGTTACAGTAGCTTAAGCGCCGGAGAACAACGAACAGCTTTTTTAGCAAGCGAAAAATTCGCAGAAGCAATAAATGATAAATTGTCTCATAATGGGTTGCCCTTTATGGAATTAGACAAGGCATTGACAGGAAATGAAATAGGCGAAAAACGGTTAGAAAATGATAGTCTTTATGATTTCACTATTGCCATAAGATTTCCAGGTGCTTCGGGAAAGATGCGTTTATTTATTGCCGACCGTAGCTATCGTCCCTTTTATCAACATATGCTAGAATTACTAAAGACTAAGCCAAATATATCTGACCAATTATGGAACGCTTCGCTAGCAAAGGAAGTAAATAATACAGAACTCACCTTGCAAGCCTACATAAATCAAGGTGCTATGTCACTTTATGAACTATCGCAACTACAGCCAGGCCAGATATTACCTTTACCCAGCGGAGCTTTTTCTAACATAAATATCCAAAGTTCAAATAAGCATTTATACCGCGGTTCACTTGGAAAAATGGGCACACATTTTTCTGTAAAAATCAACGAGTTTATAACTAACGGAGCCGAGCGTTAA
- the fliN gene encoding flagellar motor switch protein FliN, producing MDDKVNNPKNSPLADMANLNTGFNKPNPLSSRFKLNTGPEETSASAPATNGSQIIMDIPVDVQVVLGSTTMQVAALMNLSRGSIINLETSLDEPLNIVVNGRVIAKGEIVPLANDPTKFGISLLEILNNK from the coding sequence ATGGACGACAAAGTTAATAATCCAAAAAATTCTCCCTTAGCAGATATGGCTAACCTAAATACGGGGTTTAATAAACCAAACCCGCTTTCCTCTAGGTTTAAGTTAAACACCGGGCCAGAAGAAACGTCGGCCTCTGCACCAGCAACCAATGGCAGCCAAATTATAATGGACATACCTGTTGATGTGCAAGTAGTGCTGGGATCAACAACTATGCAAGTAGCAGCTTTAATGAATTTGAGCCGTGGTTCGATAATAAATTTAGAGACTAGCTTAGACGAACCATTAAATATAGTGGTCAATGGCAGAGTTATAGCAAAGGGCGAAATAGTACCTTTGGCAAATGACCCTACTAAATTTGGCATAAGTTTACTTGAAATTTTAAATAATAAATAA
- a CDS encoding FliG C-terminal domain-containing protein: MPEIPPSDTLDTENAEATVEETIATTNSIIDTLTRQQKVAALLVALSKNAAAKLLRHLNTEELRLLNNKAQTLPDITPAEFEKLVEEFENNFAEGGTISAAGAQFNNLLKETLGESEALAIIEEKEEYLAPGENVWLAIEKLSPEKLYLHLSTEHPQICAYVLSRLPSELAAKIILVLPPEQRKEIIKKTMNLGEVTAAAVANLEKALRASFAKKPVAENKSNYAQIAAIFNNLNREQLDDVLKDLKDLDERDLNNIKSLLFVFEDLPRLSKEARLLLFDGIPTETIIKALYKAADELVEVVLEALSPRSRRMVEAELMTPNHNLTAEETIEARRTIAFRAINLSERGSISLNEA; the protein is encoded by the coding sequence ATGCCAGAAATTCCACCGTCAGATACTCTAGATACAGAAAATGCAGAAGCAACGGTTGAAGAAACAATTGCTACTACAAATTCGATCATAGACACGTTAACAAGGCAACAAAAAGTTGCAGCACTTTTAGTAGCATTAAGCAAAAATGCTGCGGCCAAATTACTACGCCATCTCAATACCGAAGAGTTACGCTTACTTAATAATAAAGCTCAAACCTTACCAGATATAACGCCAGCAGAATTTGAGAAATTAGTAGAAGAATTTGAAAACAATTTTGCAGAAGGCGGCACCATCTCAGCTGCCGGAGCTCAATTTAATAATCTCTTGAAAGAAACGCTCGGCGAATCTGAAGCCTTAGCAATAATAGAAGAAAAAGAAGAATATCTTGCACCAGGAGAGAATGTGTGGCTGGCTATAGAAAAGTTATCACCAGAAAAATTATATTTGCATCTATCTACTGAGCATCCCCAAATATGCGCTTACGTGCTATCCCGACTACCTTCAGAGTTAGCTGCAAAAATAATTTTAGTATTGCCACCAGAGCAGCGCAAAGAAATAATAAAGAAAACCATGAATTTAGGCGAGGTCACAGCAGCCGCAGTAGCTAATTTAGAAAAAGCTTTGCGAGCCAGCTTTGCCAAAAAACCTGTGGCCGAAAATAAATCCAACTACGCGCAAATTGCTGCGATATTTAATAATCTTAACCGTGAACAATTAGATGATGTCCTAAAAGATTTAAAAGATCTAGACGAAAGAGATTTAAACAATATAAAATCTCTACTATTTGTTTTCGAAGACCTACCACGACTATCAAAAGAAGCTCGCTTGTTGCTTTTTGATGGTATCCCAACAGAAACTATAATTAAAGCACTGTATAAAGCTGCAGACGAGTTAGTAGAAGTGGTCTTAGAGGCCTTATCACCACGGAGCCGACGCATGGTAGAGGCAGAATTAATGACACCAAACCATAACCTTACAGCCGAGGAAACCATTGAAGCTCGCCGTACAATCGCTTTCAGAGCTATCAATTTATCCGAACGAGGTTCCATTAGCCTTAACGAAGCCTAG
- the flhB gene encoding flagellar biosynthesis protein FlhB translates to MAEDSPDKESKTEEPSAHKISKAIEQGNIPFSKETILFGTVSSFAIIFAFIIAPAFEKLITILHRYFEYAGQIDIYAAQNIKYLFTELLTLIFIAIAPIFIVIALGGVGASILQNAPQFILERIRPKAARISPKEGFKRIFSKTGLVEFAKVLIKFFIINLILYLTFFHNTLVFINAFLFDPINIAYFIKQQISRLLLSTLVALGAIATFDIFWTRLKWRQELRMTKQEVKDEYKEMEGNPAVKARMRSLGRARARARMLANVPQSTVVITNPTHFAIALRYKAKQDVAPVVIAKGQDFLALRIREIATAHNIHIIENVELARALYKQVEVNQVIPEDFYHAVAEIIRYINKIGK, encoded by the coding sequence ATGGCAGAAGATAGTCCAGATAAGGAAAGCAAAACAGAAGAGCCTAGCGCGCACAAAATTAGCAAGGCTATAGAGCAAGGTAACATACCATTTTCTAAAGAAACGATATTATTTGGCACCGTAAGTTCATTTGCCATAATATTTGCTTTTATTATTGCGCCAGCTTTTGAAAAGCTAATAACTATCTTACATCGTTATTTTGAATATGCTGGCCAGATAGATATATATGCAGCCCAAAATATTAAATATTTATTTACTGAGCTGCTTACCCTAATATTTATTGCCATAGCTCCAATTTTTATCGTTATAGCCCTAGGCGGCGTAGGAGCATCAATATTACAAAATGCTCCGCAATTCATACTAGAGCGCATACGACCAAAAGCGGCCCGAATTTCTCCCAAAGAAGGCTTTAAACGTATCTTCAGCAAAACTGGATTGGTTGAATTTGCAAAAGTATTAATAAAATTTTTTATAATTAATCTTATTCTTTATTTAACGTTTTTTCATAATACTCTAGTATTTATAAATGCTTTCTTATTTGACCCAATAAATATTGCTTATTTTATTAAACAACAAATTTCTAGGCTTTTACTTTCAACATTAGTAGCGCTTGGCGCTATTGCGACTTTTGATATATTTTGGACACGTTTAAAGTGGAGACAAGAGCTGCGTATGACCAAGCAAGAGGTTAAAGATGAATATAAGGAAATGGAAGGAAATCCAGCCGTAAAAGCCCGTATGCGCTCGCTTGGCCGAGCACGCGCCAGGGCGAGAATGCTTGCAAATGTACCGCAGTCTACCGTTGTAATTACTAACCCAACACATTTTGCCATAGCACTGCGCTATAAAGCCAAGCAAGATGTTGCCCCAGTAGTTATTGCAAAAGGACAGGATTTTTTAGCACTACGAATTCGTGAAATTGCAACGGCGCATAATATACATATTATTGAAAATGTTGAATTGGCCCGAGCTTTATATAAACAAGTTGAAGTTAACCAAGTCATACCTGAAGATTTCTACCATGCTGTAGCAGAAATTATACGCTATATAAATAAAATTGGCAAATAA
- a CDS encoding rod-binding protein: protein MINNTNDLLLGVVAAASPTTYQRSLQKLQLAQRTSGAVPSSNGTESKNAFQNLLAKQEVSAVSNKSIGSTALVRKNTKAYQEFEAFMLQSFVENMFTSDNSKVFGKGQAGKIWQSMMSEAIAKEMAANGGIGIAKMLLKQANVKEQQTDIADNKPVFKSLFSVVDHQNPAVEKDPLRNIYAAKHA from the coding sequence ATGATTAATAATACTAATGATTTATTGTTAGGTGTTGTGGCGGCGGCTAGCCCCACTACCTATCAGCGATCCTTGCAGAAACTGCAGCTAGCTCAGCGTACGAGCGGTGCTGTGCCCTCGTCAAATGGTACAGAATCCAAAAATGCTTTTCAAAATCTTTTAGCTAAGCAAGAGGTTAGTGCTGTTAGCAATAAATCTATAGGCTCAACTGCTTTGGTAAGAAAAAATACGAAAGCTTACCAGGAGTTTGAAGCCTTTATGCTGCAGTCTTTTGTAGAAAATATGTTTACTAGCGATAACTCTAAAGTTTTTGGTAAGGGGCAAGCTGGTAAAATTTGGCAATCAATGATGTCAGAGGCTATAGCCAAGGAAATGGCAGCTAATGGCGGCATAGGCATAGCAAAAATGTTGCTTAAGCAGGCAAATGTTAAAGAGCAGCAAACTGATATTGCAGATAATAAGCCAGTATTTAAATCTTTATTTTCTGTAGTAGATCATCAAAACCCTGCTGTAGAAAAAGATCCATTACGTAATATTTATGCGGCAAAGCATGCTTAA
- a CDS encoding flagellar biosynthetic protein FliR — protein sequence MNLASLASLIGNLPLEKTVIFALLVFSRVGACFMCMPGMSSARVPVNVRLFLALAFSVAIMPIVQPDFNKLVDQPPTLYLLAFIASESLVGAVLGLTAHMFFWALQFMATTIASALGYTGQPSPGILDVGSEGAFANLLSLFLLILFFISDMHMLVLRGLLLSYQSIKPTLIPQPQAALIDYREALATAFLSLARISSPFIVYGIVVNFAVGLVNKLTPLIPIYFISTSAVMFGGLFLLYFMLPQLMEYLGLELNRWITNRF from the coding sequence TTGAACCTTGCTTCGCTAGCTAGCCTTATCGGAAATTTGCCGCTTGAAAAGACGGTGATATTTGCTTTACTTGTTTTCTCAAGGGTTGGGGCTTGCTTTATGTGTATGCCGGGCATGTCTTCGGCGCGGGTTCCTGTGAATGTGCGGTTATTTTTGGCCCTCGCCTTTAGTGTGGCTATTATGCCGATAGTTCAGCCGGATTTTAACAAGCTTGTTGACCAACCGCCAACACTTTATTTACTTGCTTTTATCGCCTCTGAGAGTTTGGTCGGCGCCGTTTTGGGGTTAACTGCGCATATGTTTTTTTGGGCACTGCAGTTTATGGCCACGACTATTGCAAGCGCTTTAGGCTATACCGGACAGCCTTCGCCAGGCATTTTGGATGTTGGCTCAGAAGGGGCTTTTGCAAATCTTTTATCGCTTTTTCTTTTGATACTTTTTTTTATAAGCGATATGCATATGTTAGTTTTGCGGGGTTTGCTTTTGTCTTATCAATCTATAAAGCCAACGTTAATACCGCAGCCACAAGCAGCTCTAATAGACTATCGGGAGGCTTTAGCTACAGCTTTTTTATCTCTGGCTAGAATAAGCTCTCCTTTTATAGTATATGGTATTGTAGTTAATTTTGCTGTGGGGTTGGTTAATAAATTAACTCCTCTTATTCCTATTTATTTTATTTCTACTTCTGCTGTTATGTTTGGCGGGTTGTTTTTGCTGTATTTCATGTTGCCACAGCTTATGGAATATCTGGGCTTAGAACTAAATAGATGGATCACCAACCGGTTTTAG